GTGCTTAACTTAGTGAAAACCGCAACCAAGTGTTGAGAGTTTTCCTATGGATGATGCCGGAATGGTCTTGGTCGGCCCACTTTGCCAATTCCGCTAATGATGGGGGAAAACCCTGAAATGTTTCTAGGGAATGTTCCTGATCTTTTTTTGATCGGAAACTGATTTCCTTTGTTTCTGAAAGAAATTGAATGCCAGAAAGTGATCCATTGGGATTCATTTGTTCCCAGGCTTTTTGATTTTTGCCTTTTCTCTCACCAGAATACAAACGTTTGGTGATCAATTCTAAACTTCTAAATCTATTTGTTTCTGGTAAATAATATCTTTCGTATCCAGTTCCTTTACAATGGGACTTTCCACGTTCTGCTAAGTAACTAACACCGCTTATAAAAAATTCCCTGTTTTCTATCGATTCCGTAATGGAAGATACCATCCCGAGTAAATTCAAACTGGGATTGGAATAATGGGGCCATGTTTTTCCCAGACTTTCTGAAAATAAATGTTCTATAATTTGGTCCAGAGGATGGCCCGTATTGACTAAAATTTTAGGATTGGTTAGCTCAAAAATATATGCTGCACCGCCTAACCAAGTAATGATGGGTATATGTTTCGGAAGGTCTAATAAAAAATGATAGGTTGTCCCTCGACCAGAATCAAAGGAAACAATATAATCAGGAATCACCCCGTTTGGTAAGAGGTATCCGAGCGCTGTGTCACTGGCAAAAATCAGAAAGTGGTCTCTTTCTTTTTGGATTCTCGGAAGGTCCAATTCTAAACCAGGACTTGCACCCACAAACAAAACAGACGTTTTTTTTCCGGCAAAGGATTGGAACCATTGGAAACTCGTTTTGTTGGAAAAAAGACCGATCCTATTTTTTAAATAATTATGTGTCCATAACTTACTGAAATGTTGGATTGTGTTTTGATTGATTTCGTTTATGGATAGTTCTTTCTGAAAGTTTGTTTGGCAGTTTTTCGTGAGGTCCGGAAACATTCTTTCATAACTAGGAGTGATGTACAAACTCCATTTTGATTGTGAGGATCTGGCATTATGTGGAAGGTTCTTGATTTTGTCTTTTAAATCTGACCAATTAGGACTTTTTCCTGTAATAAAAAACAAAACTAATCCTTTGGATTTTGCCTCATTTCTTAAGGTTTGAATTTCCGTTTGGAATTCCTCTAATTCATAAATTTCTTTGTGAGCTTCCCAGAAAACGATCGTTTGGTGTTCGTTTGGTGTTTCTAAATAAGTGCGAATAATGTGTAAAGCGCCAATTCCCAAAACGACAGGAATAGAATCAGTACGAAAGCCTGTTAGAAACCTCGAAGCCTCCTTTTCAGGGGAGACTCTTGAGTGTAGATAAGATTGGTCGGAATTTTGGAAGTTATAGAGAAGTTTGTTTTGGAAATGAGGGACTAGAGGAATGGGAGTAACCTCTTAGTCCTCTTCATCCTCATCTGAATCATCGTCATCATCAGAGTCGTCGTCGAAATCATCATCGTCTTCTTCGTCCTCGTCGTCGGAATCATCACCAAATTCGTCTTCGAAACCATCTTCAAGTTCTGGTTTACGAGCTTCTTCTTCTGGGATAAAATCTTCTTCGATATCTTCTTCCGCATGAGGTGCAAAAGAAGCACCTGCTGTGGAAGTAACTCCCGCAAGTTTGTCTTTTTCTGCTTGGAGAAGGGCTTTTTCTTCAGAGGAAAGATATTTCCACTGAACCATATCATTTGTAAGTGCGTATAATGCCTGAACTGTTAGTTTACGGTTCTTTAATTTTTTAGGGAGAGTGATCTTTTCGATTTTATCGATCGTGCTGAAACCGGCCACGCAAGTTTCGTATTTTTTTTCCCGGCAAAGTTCTATTAAGGATACGATATCGAAGTCTTCTTTATGCGATTGGCTCATGTTTTGTTGATTCCCCGGAGGCAGTGAGTGGAATGTTAGACCAGCCTGAGGGGTGGGGGTCAGATGTCAAGGGAAAGTTCGAAAACGGACTTTACAGGCCTTCTTGTAGTCCAAACCATGGGAATGGAACGTCCAACATACGGGCTATATGAAAATTTCCCTCATCTCAATCGTTAGTTTATGTCTCATTAGTTGTGCCCCAGCAAAATCCTCCTATTTTGGAGAGGAGTCTTGGGTCGGGCTTACCGAAAGTGGTGCCGAAATTTCTTTTTCCAAACTCGAAAAGGAAGAAATCGCACTCAATGTTTACTCCCCAGATTGTGTTCCTTGTTGGAAAGAAATTCCTGCACTGAATCTCCTCCATGCAGAAATTCAAAGTCAGTTTCCTTCGAAAGCTTTATACATGGTTGTGGATCCTTACCAAATTGTACCTGATATTACCGACGATCGACCGTTTGGTGAAGTATACAAGTTGGCAAAGGAAAGAATGGATATTGAAGTCAAAAATAGAAATATTCAAGTTCCCATAGTATTTATGAAAAAACCTTTCCACGTTAAAGAAGGGGGGCTAATCACTGGAACACCGGAGACGATGTTGTTTGTGACTAAACCTATGCGATTGTATTATAATTTTTTAGGATCGATTTCGGAACAGGCATCAGCAGATGTCATTCGAAAAGATGCTAAGTTCAATTTCTTTCGATATCAATTTGGAATGGAATCATTATGAGAGCAGTATTCATAAGATTTATCGATTGTGAAGGTCCAGGGATTTTAGAACCCTTACTTCGCGAAGCAGGTTACAGGATTAGTTATCAAAATGCTTATGATAAACGGATCCATTTGATGCCTGAAATTCATTTGAATTTTGATTTGATAGTTATGTTAGGTGGTCCGCAGTCTGTTGCTGATCCTGCAGAACAAGAGTTTTTTAAACCGTATTATGATATTGTAAACAATGTTGTGGCACTACCAAACAAAAAACTCATCGGGATTTGTTTGGGTTCCCAAATCATTGCAAAGGCATTAGGTGCGAACGTTCGCCCTGGAACCAAAGGACCTGAAACGGGGTTTTCCGATTTGCAAGTTTTAAAACCAGAACATCCTATTTTTAAAGGAATAGAGAAAGAGTCGATCCTTGCTTTTCACCTTCATGAAGATATCTTTGATATCCCTGTAGGTGCAGAACATTTGCTCGCTAGTGAATATTATGCAAATCAGATGTTCGCATATAAAAACAAACTTTTTGCTTTTCAAACTCATTTAGAACCAACTTTAGAAATGTTAAATGTTTGGCAGTCGGTTCACAAAGAGTTTATCGCAAAAGGAACAGGTGATTTTTCTGAAATCGCAAGTAAACAGAAAGTAATGGCAGAAACTGCCAATACAATATTTCGAAATATTATAAATTTATAACGGACTCGGTATGTTTCAAAAAATATTAACAATTTTATTCGGCAGTAAATATGAAAGGGATTTAAAAAGATTAAATCCAATTGTAGAAGCTATTAATTCTTTTGAGTCCTCAATCAAAGCGATGGACGATGCAACCTTATCTGCACAAACTATAAAGTTTAAAGAAAGGTTGGCGGCTGGAGAAACTTTAGATGATGTTTTGCCGGAAGCGTTTGCTACGGTTCGTGAAGTGGCTTATCGAACTTTGGGTATGCGCCATTTTGATGTGCAGATGATGGGTGGTATTTCTTTACATTGGGGAAATATTTCTGAAATGAAAACTGGAGAAGGTAAAACATTAACTTCTACCTTGCCGATTTATTTAAATGCCCTTTCCGACGATGGGGTTCATGTTGTAACAGTAAACGATTATTTGGCGAAGCGAGATGCGAATTGGATGCGCCCAGTGTTTGAGTTCCTAAAGGTTACGGTAGGTGTGATTCAACATGATATGGATCACGAAGAAAGAAAAGAAGCTTATAATTCAGACATCACTTACGGAACTAACAACGAGTTTGGATTTGATTATTTGCGTGATAACATGGTGAGTTATAAAGAACATCGTGTACAAAGACAACATAACTTTGCAATTGTGGACGAGGTGGACTCGATTTTAGTAGATGAAGCAAGGACTCCTTTAATCATTTCCGGCCCTGCGGAAGAATCTACAGACAAATATCTCAAAGTGAATAAAATTATCCCGAAACTTATTGAAGGGGAAGACTATGAAATTGATGAAAAAGCAAAAAATGTAATTTTGTCTGAAGTAGGTGTCCATCATGTGGAAGAGTTATTGGGTGTTGAAAACTTGTATCAAGCTGAAAACATTGAACTTGTTCATCACGTACAACAAGCATTAAAGGCACATAAGATATTTTATAGAGATAAAGATTATGTAGTCCAAGACGGCGAAGTCATTATCGTTGATGAGTTCACCGGCCGTTTGATGAAGGGAAGGCGATATTCTGACGGATTACACCAGTCCTTAGAGGCAAAAGAAGGTGTGACTATTGCTCGCGAATCACAAACCTTAGCATCCATTACTTTTCAAAACTATTTCCGTATTTATAAAAAGTTAGCAGGTATGACGGGAACTGCGGATACTGAAGCGGAAGAATTCAAAAAAATCTATAATTTAGATGTCATTGTGATTCCTTCCAATTTAAAGATCCAACGTCAAGATAACCCTGACCGTGTCTATAAAACAGAACGTGAAAAGTTTGATGCCGTCGTTAAAGACATTCAAGAGAAGGTTTCCAGAAAACAACCAGTGTTAGTTGGGACGATTTCGATTGAAAAATCTGAAGTATTATCCAAACTCTTAACTTCACATGGAATTGCGCATAACGTTTTAAATGCAAAACAACATGAGAGAGAATCGGAAATTGTTGCTAATGCTGGTCGACCAGGAGCCATTACGATTGCTACCAACATGGCAGGTAGAGGAACAGATATTGTACTCGGTGGTGCACCTAAATATAAAGAAGATTTGGAAAAGTTGGATGAAGTTTCTGACTCCTTGGGTATCAAAGCCAAAGCGGAAATCGAAATCATTTATAGTTTCCGGGAACATTTAATCAAACAAAAGTTTGAAGAAGCCGAATCTAAAATAACCGAGATCCGTAACGAGAGCGTTAAAAAAGAATGTAATAAAATTCTAACCGAAGCAAAAAAATGGAAAGTGGATCATGACTTTGTGATAGGTGCCGGTGGTTTGCATATCATTGGTTCAGAAAGACATGAGTCTCGTCGCATTGATAACCAACTTAGGGGACGTTCTGGTCGACAAGGGGATCCGGGGTCTTCTCGGTTTTATCTATCGTTACAAGATGATCTAATGCGAATTTTTGGTTCAGATCGTATCGCTCGTATTATGGATACACTCAAGATGCCAGAAGGTCAAGAGTTGGAACATAGTATGGTATCCAATGCCATTGCCAGAGCTCAAAAACGTGTGGAAGGTCATAACTTTGATATCAGAAAACACTTGTTAGAGTATGATGATGTAATGAACCGTCAAAGGATTTACATCTATGGCATTCGTAATGAACTTTTAGATAAAGGAAACATGTCGCGAACCATCGTAGACTTTTTTGATGAAGTTGTTGAAAA
This genomic interval from Leptospira perdikensis contains the following:
- a CDS encoding 6-hydroxymethylpterin diphosphokinase MptE-like protein, whose product is MGIGALHIIRTYLETPNEHQTIVFWEAHKEIYELEEFQTEIQTLRNEAKSKGLVLFFITGKSPNWSDLKDKIKNLPHNARSSQSKWSLYITPSYERMFPDLTKNCQTNFQKELSINEINQNTIQHFSKLWTHNYLKNRIGLFSNKTSFQWFQSFAGKKTSVLFVGASPGLELDLPRIQKERDHFLIFASDTALGYLLPNGVIPDYIVSFDSGRGTTYHFLLDLPKHIPIITWLGGAAYIFELTNPKILVNTGHPLDQIIEHLFSESLGKTWPHYSNPSLNLLGMVSSITESIENREFFISGVSYLAERGKSHCKGTGYERYYLPETNRFRSLELITKRLYSGERKGKNQKAWEQMNPNGSLSGIQFLSETKEISFRSKKDQEHSLETFQGFPPSLAELAKWADQDHSGIIHRKTLNTWLRFSLS
- a CDS encoding DNA primase: MSQSHKEDFDIVSLIELCREKKYETCVAGFSTIDKIEKITLPKKLKNRKLTVQALYALTNDMVQWKYLSSEEKALLQAEKDKLAGVTSTAGASFAPHAEEDIEEDFIPEEEARKPELEDGFEDEFGDDSDDEDEEDDDDFDDDSDDDDDSDEDEED
- a CDS encoding type 1 glutamine amidotransferase translates to MRAVFIRFIDCEGPGILEPLLREAGYRISYQNAYDKRIHLMPEIHLNFDLIVMLGGPQSVADPAEQEFFKPYYDIVNNVVALPNKKLIGICLGSQIIAKALGANVRPGTKGPETGFSDLQVLKPEHPIFKGIEKESILAFHLHEDIFDIPVGAEHLLASEYYANQMFAYKNKLFAFQTHLEPTLEMLNVWQSVHKEFIAKGTGDFSEIASKQKVMAETANTIFRNIINL
- the secA gene encoding preprotein translocase subunit SecA, producing the protein MFQKILTILFGSKYERDLKRLNPIVEAINSFESSIKAMDDATLSAQTIKFKERLAAGETLDDVLPEAFATVREVAYRTLGMRHFDVQMMGGISLHWGNISEMKTGEGKTLTSTLPIYLNALSDDGVHVVTVNDYLAKRDANWMRPVFEFLKVTVGVIQHDMDHEERKEAYNSDITYGTNNEFGFDYLRDNMVSYKEHRVQRQHNFAIVDEVDSILVDEARTPLIISGPAEESTDKYLKVNKIIPKLIEGEDYEIDEKAKNVILSEVGVHHVEELLGVENLYQAENIELVHHVQQALKAHKIFYRDKDYVVQDGEVIIVDEFTGRLMKGRRYSDGLHQSLEAKEGVTIARESQTLASITFQNYFRIYKKLAGMTGTADTEAEEFKKIYNLDVIVIPSNLKIQRQDNPDRVYKTEREKFDAVVKDIQEKVSRKQPVLVGTISIEKSEVLSKLLTSHGIAHNVLNAKQHERESEIVANAGRPGAITIATNMAGRGTDIVLGGAPKYKEDLEKLDEVSDSLGIKAKAEIEIIYSFREHLIKQKFEEAESKITEIRNESVKKECNKILTEAKKWKVDHDFVIGAGGLHIIGSERHESRRIDNQLRGRSGRQGDPGSSRFYLSLQDDLMRIFGSDRIARIMDTLKMPEGQELEHSMVSNAIARAQKRVEGHNFDIRKHLLEYDDVMNRQRIYIYGIRNELLDKGNMSRTIVDFFDEVVENQVIVYCEGNNVDAWEMDSLNEWLHSLGINENIDAKQFKKESNPQLKIFEIVSKLVKDLYEFKVSSIGEEVWRSIERNVFLDILDHRWKEHLYAMDHLKEGIWTVGYGEKNPLIEYKLQGFKMFDQLVESLKNEVVSFLLKIEVTDSDRNQDESSPKEYKKIGEEQRAEVDMFGNEIKSNKTKPQVSSTTSSGGGSERKSSRRKK